One Desulfovibrio aminophilus genomic window carries:
- the nikR gene encoding nickel-responsive transcriptional regulator NikR — MGKTIRFGVSLDSDLLDRFDRVCEEKSYQTRSEAIRDLIRNMLVQREWEEAKGELAGTLSLVYDHHHSGLTQKLLEIQHDVHDVILSTLHVHLDHHNCLEVLVLKGPADKIKTLGQKLISSKGVKHGQLGLTTTGQDLL; from the coding sequence ATGGGCAAGACCATCCGTTTCGGCGTGTCCCTGGACTCCGACCTTCTGGACCGCTTCGACCGCGTCTGCGAGGAGAAGAGCTACCAGACCCGTTCCGAGGCCATCCGCGACCTCATCCGCAACATGCTCGTGCAGCGCGAGTGGGAGGAGGCCAAGGGCGAGCTGGCCGGAACCCTGTCCCTGGTCTACGACCACCACCACAGCGGCCTGACCCAGAAGCTTTTGGAGATCCAGCACGACGTGCACGACGTGATCCTCTCCACCCTGCACGTGCACCTGGACCACCACAACTGTCTGGAAGTGCTCGTGCTCAAGGGCCCGGCGGACAAGATCAAGACCCTGGGCCAGAAGCTCATCTCCTCCAAGGGCGTGAAGCACGGCCAGCTGGGCCTGACCACCACGGGGCAGGACCTGCTCTGA
- a CDS encoding methyltransferase, whose amino-acid sequence MEPREPRDPLAGPRQRLEVRAGGRAYVLERTADLESLWEDLDADQFGDDERLPYWVELWPASVLLADWIVREPGRVAGRTCLDLGCGLGLTAIAAADRGGRVLGLDYEYPALAFARDNARLNGVDVLWTQMDWREPGLAQGAFERVFGADILYERRFFEPLERLFRRVLAPGGAIWIAEPAREISLGVWDELRGLGWRAERLTTESVPAATGGEYSATVHLWELARQT is encoded by the coding sequence ATGGAGCCGAGAGAGCCGCGTGATCCGCTTGCCGGGCCCCGCCAGCGCCTGGAAGTCCGGGCCGGAGGCCGGGCCTACGTGCTGGAACGCACGGCGGACCTGGAAAGCCTCTGGGAGGACCTGGACGCGGACCAGTTCGGCGACGACGAGCGCCTGCCCTACTGGGTGGAGCTCTGGCCCGCGTCGGTGCTCCTGGCCGACTGGATCGTCCGCGAGCCCGGCCGGGTGGCCGGGCGGACCTGCCTGGACCTGGGCTGCGGCCTGGGCCTCACGGCCATCGCCGCCGCCGACCGGGGCGGCCGGGTCCTGGGCCTGGACTACGAGTACCCGGCCCTGGCCTTCGCCCGCGACAACGCCCGGCTCAACGGCGTGGACGTGCTCTGGACCCAGATGGACTGGCGGGAGCCCGGCCTGGCCCAAGGGGCGTTCGAGCGCGTCTTCGGGGCGGACATCCTCTACGAGCGCCGCTTCTTCGAGCCGCTGGAGCGGTTGTTCCGCCGGGTCCTGGCCCCGGGCGGGGCGATCTGGATCGCCGAGCCCGCGCGGGAGATCTCCCTCGGGGTCTGGGACGAGCTGCGCGGCCTGGGCTGGCGCGCCGAACGGCTGACCACGGAATCCGTCCCCGCCGCCACCGGCGGGGAATACTCGGCAACGGTGCATCTCTGGGAACTGGCACGGCAAACCTGA
- the gcvH gene encoding glycine cleavage system protein GcvH, giving the protein MIPSDRAYTKSHEWAKIEGDVAIVGISHFAQEQLGDLTFVDLPRVGDQVSAGAEMGSVESVKAASELYSPVTGEVLEVNEALVSTPEKVNQDPYGEGWMLKVKLAAAPEGLLDAAAYEQVVASSAH; this is encoded by the coding sequence ATGATTCCCTCTGACCGCGCGTACACGAAAAGCCATGAATGGGCCAAGATCGAGGGCGACGTCGCCATCGTCGGCATCAGCCATTTCGCCCAGGAGCAGTTGGGCGACCTGACCTTCGTCGACCTGCCCCGCGTGGGCGACCAGGTGAGCGCCGGGGCCGAGATGGGCTCCGTGGAATCGGTGAAGGCCGCCAGCGAGCTCTACTCCCCGGTCACGGGCGAGGTGCTGGAGGTGAACGAGGCGCTGGTCTCCACCCCCGAGAAGGTCAACCAGGACCCCTACGGCGAGGGCTGGATGCTCAAGGTCAAGCTCGCCGCCGCCCCCGAGGGCCTGCTGGACGCCGCCGCCTACGAGCAGGTGGTCGCCTCCTCCGCCCATTAA
- the gcvPA gene encoding aminomethyl-transferring glycine dehydrogenase subunit GcvPA has product MPFVPHTPEEIREMLAVIGVGSVEDLFAEITPEMRPKSFDLPSGKSEMEVLAHLERLAGKNVSGQVSFLGAGFYDHHVPSAVDALTSRGEFYTAYTPYQPEASQGTLQAIFEYQTAVCRLLGMDCANASVYDGGTALFEAAMMAVRQTKRRKLVVCESLNPIYRVMLASYTANLNLEFVTVPHRQGRSDLAGMTTAVDDQTAAVLVQSPNFFGCLADYTPLFQAARAKGAVSVVSAYPVLQSVLKTPGAMGADVAVAEGQSLGLPLSFGGPYLGVMTCTKDMIRQMPGRIVGRTKDLDGRTGYVLTLQAREQHIRRQKATSNICSNQALCALRALVHLCLLGEEGLKRTALVSVERAHYAAERLTALPGVKFMNDAPFGNEFAVRLPVNAFEVVDALTARGYVPGFPLGRYYQGLENCLLVACTEKTGKEQIGILAEMLGGMLA; this is encoded by the coding sequence ATGCCCTTCGTGCCCCACACCCCGGAGGAAATCCGGGAGATGCTGGCCGTCATCGGGGTGGGCTCGGTGGAGGACCTCTTCGCCGAGATCACGCCCGAGATGCGGCCCAAGAGCTTCGACCTGCCCTCCGGCAAGTCCGAGATGGAGGTCCTGGCCCACCTGGAACGCCTGGCCGGAAAGAACGTCTCCGGCCAGGTGAGCTTCCTCGGCGCGGGCTTCTACGACCACCATGTGCCCTCGGCCGTGGACGCGCTCACCTCGCGCGGCGAATTCTACACGGCCTACACGCCCTACCAGCCCGAGGCGTCCCAGGGCACGCTCCAGGCCATCTTCGAGTACCAGACGGCGGTCTGCCGCCTGCTCGGCATGGACTGCGCCAACGCCAGCGTCTACGACGGCGGCACGGCCCTGTTCGAGGCGGCCATGATGGCCGTGCGCCAGACCAAGCGGCGCAAGCTGGTGGTCTGCGAGAGCCTGAACCCGATCTACCGGGTCATGCTGGCCTCCTATACGGCCAACCTGAACCTGGAGTTCGTCACCGTGCCCCACCGCCAGGGCCGCTCGGACCTGGCCGGGATGACGACGGCCGTGGACGACCAGACCGCCGCCGTGCTCGTGCAGAGCCCCAACTTCTTCGGCTGCCTGGCCGACTACACCCCGCTGTTCCAGGCCGCCCGGGCCAAGGGCGCGGTCTCCGTGGTCTCGGCCTACCCCGTGCTCCAGTCGGTGCTCAAGACGCCCGGCGCGATGGGCGCGGACGTGGCCGTGGCCGAGGGCCAGAGCCTGGGCCTGCCGCTCTCCTTCGGCGGCCCCTACCTGGGCGTCATGACCTGCACCAAGGACATGATCCGCCAGATGCCCGGCCGCATCGTGGGCCGCACCAAGGATCTGGACGGCCGCACCGGCTACGTGCTCACCCTCCAGGCCCGCGAGCAGCACATCCGCCGCCAGAAGGCCACCTCGAACATCTGCTCCAACCAGGCCCTCTGCGCCCTGCGCGCCCTGGTCCACCTCTGCCTGCTGGGCGAGGAAGGCCTCAAGCGCACGGCCCTGGTCTCCGTGGAGCGGGCCCACTACGCGGCCGAGCGGCTCACCGCCCTGCCCGGCGTGAAGTTCATGAACGACGCGCCCTTCGGCAACGAGTTCGCCGTGCGCCTGCCGGTGAACGCCTTCGAGGTCGTGGACGCGCTCACCGCCCGGGGCTACGTGCCCGGGTTCCCCCTGGGCCGCTACTACCAGGGCCTGGAAAACTGCCTGCTGGTGGCCTGCACCGAAAAGACCGGCAAGGAGCAGATCGGCATCCTGGCCGAAATGCTGGGAGGGATGCTGGCATGA
- the gcvPB gene encoding aminomethyl-transferring glycine dehydrogenase subunit GcvPB, with protein sequence MKTIFKESVTGREGCWPQAPAADAASLLPKGLLREIPAGLPEVSELDVVRHFTRLSRKNFGVDGNFYPLGSCTMKYNPKFTETAAALPGFTRLHPLLPQLKGAGRFCQGALEVIHHLEQLLCEICGMAAFTLHPMAGAHGELTGAMIMAAYHKDKGRKRTKIICPDSAHGTNPASASIAGFEVVNIPSCDGIVDPTELAKVMDDDVAGMMMTCPNTLGLFEKHLPEIVSILRSKDALLYYDGANLNAILGKMRVGDAGFDVVHLNLHKTFATPHGGGGPGSGPVGVSEKLVPFLPISRVKKLEDGQYFLDYDQPKSIGYVAPFYGNFGVALKAYAYILRLGREGLTRASENAVLAANYLRKRLDGHLEVPYDRVCMHEFVASAVEQAKKGVRALDIAKALLDKGYHAPTVYFPLIVKEAIMVEPTETESKATMDQFVDDLIAILEQAESDPAAVRAAPVTLPVKRLDETAAARNMELTDDL encoded by the coding sequence ATGAAGACCATCTTCAAGGAATCCGTGACCGGACGCGAGGGCTGCTGGCCCCAGGCTCCGGCCGCCGACGCCGCCTCCCTGCTGCCCAAGGGGCTCCTGCGCGAGATCCCGGCGGGCCTGCCGGAGGTTTCCGAACTGGACGTGGTGCGCCACTTCACGCGGCTGTCGCGCAAGAACTTCGGGGTGGACGGCAACTTCTATCCCCTGGGTTCCTGCACCATGAAGTACAACCCCAAGTTCACGGAGACGGCCGCGGCCCTGCCCGGCTTCACCCGGCTGCACCCGCTCCTGCCCCAGCTCAAGGGCGCGGGCCGCTTCTGCCAGGGCGCCCTGGAGGTGATCCACCACCTCGAACAGCTGCTCTGCGAGATCTGCGGCATGGCCGCCTTCACCCTGCACCCCATGGCCGGGGCCCACGGCGAACTCACCGGGGCCATGATCATGGCCGCCTACCACAAGGACAAGGGCCGCAAGCGGACCAAGATCATCTGCCCGGACTCGGCCCACGGCACCAACCCGGCCTCGGCCTCCATCGCCGGGTTCGAGGTGGTCAACATCCCCTCCTGCGACGGCATCGTGGACCCGACCGAACTGGCCAAGGTCATGGACGACGACGTGGCGGGCATGATGATGACCTGCCCCAACACCCTGGGCCTGTTCGAGAAGCACCTGCCCGAGATCGTCTCCATCCTGCGCTCCAAGGACGCCTTGCTCTACTATGACGGGGCCAACCTGAACGCCATCCTGGGCAAGATGCGCGTGGGCGACGCGGGCTTCGACGTGGTCCACCTGAACCTGCACAAGACCTTCGCCACGCCCCACGGCGGCGGCGGCCCCGGCTCCGGCCCGGTGGGCGTCTCGGAGAAGCTCGTGCCCTTCCTGCCCATCTCCCGGGTGAAGAAGCTGGAGGACGGGCAGTACTTCCTGGACTACGACCAGCCCAAGTCCATCGGCTACGTGGCCCCGTTCTACGGCAACTTCGGCGTGGCCCTGAAGGCCTACGCCTACATCCTGCGCCTGGGCCGCGAGGGCCTGACGCGGGCCTCGGAGAACGCCGTGCTGGCCGCCAACTACCTGCGCAAACGTCTGGACGGGCACCTGGAGGTGCCCTACGACCGCGTCTGCATGCACGAGTTCGTGGCCTCGGCCGTGGAGCAGGCCAAGAAGGGCGTGCGCGCCCTGGACATCGCCAAGGCCCTGCTGGACAAGGGCTACCACGCGCCCACGGTGTACTTCCCGCTGATCGTCAAGGAAGCGATCATGGTCGAGCCCACCGAGACCGAGAGCAAGGCCACCATGGACCAGTTCGTGGACGACCTCATCGCCATCCTGGAGCAGGCCGAGAGCGATCCGGCGGCGGTGCGGGCCGCGCCCGTGACCCTGCCGGTGAAGCGCCTGGACGAGACCGCCGCGGCCCGCAACATGGAGCTCACCGATGACCTGTGA
- a CDS encoding NAD(P)/FAD-dependent oxidoreductase, which yields MTCDLLVLGGGPAGYEAALEAASLGLKTILVERDALGGTCLNRGCIPTKLLLGATAAVEELAAQAKLRLAEGSIRTDLAALVTRKDRLLEATRKAMRQRLTALGVEFVQGEGRVLRPGAVEVRGPEGAREIACAKLLLATGSRPSSFPGLTPDGEAVLDSTGFLELTAMPASLIVVGAGFIGLEMAQAAHRFGCSITLVDALDRVAAQEDPEVSAALLGQLKRWKWDVRLGVKVASLVTRDGKAALTLDSGQEIVADKALVAVGRRPNTEDLDLEALGVTPGRGGFIPVDDHLRAAPEVYAAGDVNGIVLLAHAASHQARYIARHAAGREGGPYLSGPVPSILYGSPEVMRVGRLPGELLKEGRSVKVSAAPLAANPIAQAHGQTQGFVKVVWSEGRVAGVTALGYDVSRMATTAALMVRDGWTRDQAEDLIFPHPTLDETLWAAFTAEAKDIPGESA from the coding sequence ATGACCTGTGACCTTCTGGTCCTGGGCGGCGGCCCGGCCGGCTACGAGGCCGCCTTGGAGGCCGCCTCCCTGGGCCTGAAGACCATCCTCGTGGAGCGGGACGCCCTGGGCGGCACCTGCCTGAACCGGGGCTGCATCCCCACCAAGCTCCTGCTCGGGGCCACGGCCGCCGTGGAGGAGCTGGCGGCCCAGGCCAAGCTGCGCCTGGCCGAGGGCTCCATCCGCACCGACCTGGCCGCGCTGGTCACCCGCAAGGACCGCCTCCTGGAGGCCACGCGCAAGGCCATGCGCCAGAGGCTGACCGCCCTGGGCGTGGAGTTCGTCCAGGGCGAGGGCCGCGTGCTCCGGCCCGGGGCCGTGGAGGTCCGGGGGCCGGAGGGCGCGCGGGAGATCGCCTGCGCGAAGCTGCTCCTGGCCACGGGCTCGCGGCCGTCGTCCTTCCCGGGGCTCACCCCGGACGGCGAGGCCGTGCTCGACTCCACCGGCTTCCTGGAACTCACGGCCATGCCCGCCTCGCTCATCGTGGTGGGCGCGGGCTTCATCGGCCTGGAGATGGCCCAGGCCGCCCACCGCTTCGGCTGCTCCATCACCCTGGTGGACGCCCTGGACCGCGTGGCGGCCCAGGAGGACCCCGAGGTCTCGGCGGCCCTGCTCGGCCAGCTCAAGCGCTGGAAATGGGACGTGCGCCTGGGCGTCAAGGTGGCCTCCCTGGTCACCCGCGACGGCAAGGCCGCGCTGACCCTGGATTCGGGCCAGGAGATCGTCGCGGACAAGGCCCTGGTGGCCGTGGGCCGCAGGCCCAACACCGAGGATCTGGACCTGGAGGCCCTGGGCGTCACGCCCGGGCGCGGCGGCTTCATTCCCGTGGACGACCACCTGCGCGCGGCCCCGGAGGTATACGCGGCGGGCGACGTGAACGGCATCGTGCTCCTGGCCCACGCGGCCTCGCACCAGGCCCGCTACATCGCCCGGCACGCGGCCGGGCGCGAGGGCGGCCCCTACCTCTCCGGGCCGGTGCCGAGCATTCTCTATGGTTCCCCGGAGGTCATGCGCGTGGGACGACTGCCCGGCGAACTCCTCAAGGAAGGCCGGTCCGTGAAGGTTTCGGCCGCGCCCCTGGCGGCCAACCCCATCGCCCAGGCCCACGGACAGACCCAGGGCTTCGTCAAGGTGGTCTGGTCCGAAGGCCGCGTGGCCGGGGTCACGGCCCTGGGCTACGACGTCTCGCGCATGGCCACCACGGCCGCGCTCATGGTCCGCGACGGCTGGACCCGCGACCAGGCCGAGGATCTCATTTTCCCCCATCCGACCCTGGACGAGACCCTCTGGGCCGCGTTCACGGCCGAGGCCAAGGACATTCCAGGAGAATCCGCATGA
- a CDS encoding NAD(P)-dependent oxidoreductase: protein MSDIRVGWIGTGVMGRSMCGHLLKAGYPARVYNRSRAKAEALAAQGAVVCSSPAEVARESDVIFSIVGFPRDVEEVLLGPDGVVQAAAPGSVVVDMTTSEPSLAIRVHAEAGKRGLAALDAPVSGGDLGAREATLAIMVGGEPEVFERVRPLFERMGGNVRLMGGPGAGQHTKMSNQILIAGTMIGVVESLLYARKAGLPLDPVIDVIGSGAAGSWSINNLGRRIAKGDFDPGFFIKHFVKDMGIALAEARAMNLSLPGLALAQQFYVSAQALGLENLGTQGLYKVLERMNGF from the coding sequence ATGAGCGACATCCGCGTCGGCTGGATCGGAACGGGCGTCATGGGCCGCTCCATGTGCGGCCACCTGCTCAAGGCCGGGTATCCGGCCCGGGTCTACAACCGCTCCCGGGCCAAGGCCGAGGCCCTGGCCGCCCAGGGCGCGGTGGTCTGCTCCTCCCCGGCCGAGGTGGCCCGGGAGAGCGACGTGATCTTCTCCATCGTGGGCTTTCCCCGCGACGTGGAGGAGGTCCTCCTGGGCCCGGACGGCGTGGTCCAGGCGGCCGCCCCCGGCTCCGTGGTGGTGGACATGACCACCTCCGAGCCGTCCCTGGCGATCCGCGTGCACGCCGAGGCCGGGAAGCGCGGCCTGGCGGCCCTGGACGCCCCGGTGTCCGGCGGCGATCTGGGCGCGCGCGAGGCCACCCTGGCGATCATGGTCGGCGGCGAACCCGAGGTCTTCGAGCGGGTCCGCCCGCTCTTCGAGCGCATGGGCGGGAACGTCCGGCTCATGGGCGGCCCGGGCGCGGGCCAGCACACCAAGATGAGCAACCAGATCCTCATCGCCGGGACCATGATCGGCGTGGTCGAGTCCCTGCTCTACGCCCGCAAGGCCGGCCTGCCCCTGGACCCGGTCATCGACGTGATCGGCAGCGGGGCCGCGGGGTCCTGGTCCATCAACAACCTGGGCCGCCGCATCGCCAAGGGCGACTTCGACCCGGGCTTCTTCATCAAGCACTTCGTCAAGGACATGGGCATCGCCCTGGCCGAGGCCCGGGCCATGAACCTCTCCCTGCCCGGCCTGGCCCTGGCCCAGCAGTTCTACGTCTCGGCCCAGGCCCTGGGCCTGGAGAACCTGGGCACCCAGGGCCTGTACAAGGTCCTGGAGCGGATGAACGGATTCTGA
- a CDS encoding PilZ domain-containing protein, translating into MREKRRHTRLDLDGLLILALDMEERPRAHCLVRNLSLGGALLECPSAGYPEDVEPGDAVHLDDEAPETQRLVGGVRGVVVWTYRRFIGVEFRDLLFSEEEILRRWLEDHHLLLPRI; encoded by the coding sequence ATGAGGGAGAAGCGCCGCCACACGAGGCTGGACCTGGACGGCCTGCTCATCCTGGCCCTGGACATGGAGGAGCGGCCCCGCGCCCATTGTCTGGTGCGCAACCTGAGCCTCGGCGGGGCCCTGCTGGAGTGCCCCAGCGCGGGCTACCCCGAGGACGTGGAGCCGGGCGACGCCGTGCACCTGGACGACGAGGCCCCGGAGACGCAGCGCCTTGTGGGCGGGGTTCGGGGCGTGGTGGTCTGGACCTACCGGCGGTTCATCGGCGTGGAGTTCCGCGACCTTCTCTTCTCCGAGGAGGAGATCCTGCGGCGTTGGTTGGAGGACCACCATCTGCTCCTGCCCCGGATATGA
- a CDS encoding lipopolysaccharide assembly protein LapB, whose protein sequence is MLRKDRRSKALYVVKSRPDPVGDLAPKKQSETRSIYVLRTNDETVNKYCDVIYDFLDQDGVFVLLTRDKIFQQAVKNALCHELGLDANLLRVIQDTGDLGRTLDKLTERGLKPFLFMEHALNGQLTLPQLQYITKTWPDLPVVVVARDVFQERLFQFHEDGADNFLTKPASTNTVIEKIAFTLQPQCELDALLAQGRHLLVDNHFDEAIDIANAVLLKHPQHPAALVLLGDGFKGLAKRQEALRAYKDAEKNAKMYLEPLKRLVLFHAEDNDVKEMLGYLVKLDKLSPLNCNRKIKIAELNIDMGRADEAEKYFDKAIDSAREEAMSVVSEMCLDIADMVAESNPKMAEKYYRKSLEMTKSSRGALCMNIYNRLGISLRRQGMWSEAVEAYFEAEKYAPKDENIQYNIALAYNEGGDHKKAVERLLRALNVNPVFYVGRPEVANQMATIFKAANMTWQALEFFRRQKNAGQDDPQIAQLIATLSGGRS, encoded by the coding sequence ATGCTCCGCAAGGATCGACGGTCCAAGGCGCTCTATGTGGTCAAGTCCCGGCCCGACCCGGTCGGCGACCTGGCTCCGAAGAAGCAGAGCGAGACCCGCAGCATCTACGTCCTTCGCACCAACGACGAGACGGTCAACAAATACTGCGACGTGATCTACGACTTCCTGGACCAGGACGGCGTGTTCGTGCTCCTGACCCGGGACAAGATCTTCCAGCAGGCGGTGAAGAACGCCCTGTGCCACGAGCTCGGCCTGGACGCCAACCTGCTGCGCGTGATCCAGGACACGGGCGACCTGGGGCGGACCCTGGACAAGCTCACGGAGCGCGGGCTGAAGCCCTTCCTTTTCATGGAGCACGCGCTCAACGGTCAGCTGACCTTGCCCCAGCTCCAGTACATCACCAAGACCTGGCCCGACCTGCCCGTGGTGGTCGTGGCCCGGGACGTGTTCCAGGAGCGGCTGTTCCAGTTCCACGAGGATGGCGCGGACAACTTCCTGACCAAGCCCGCCAGCACGAACACCGTCATCGAGAAGATCGCCTTCACGCTCCAGCCGCAGTGCGAGCTGGACGCCCTCCTGGCCCAAGGGCGGCACCTGTTGGTGGACAACCACTTCGACGAGGCCATCGACATCGCCAACGCCGTGCTCCTGAAGCATCCCCAGCACCCGGCCGCGCTGGTGCTCCTGGGCGACGGCTTCAAGGGCCTGGCCAAGCGGCAGGAGGCCCTGCGGGCCTACAAGGACGCCGAGAAGAACGCCAAGATGTACCTGGAGCCGCTGAAGCGGCTGGTGCTCTTCCACGCCGAGGACAACGACGTCAAGGAGATGCTCGGCTACCTGGTCAAGCTGGACAAGCTCTCGCCCCTGAACTGCAACCGCAAGATCAAGATCGCGGAGCTGAACATCGACATGGGCCGGGCCGACGAGGCCGAGAAGTACTTCGACAAGGCCATCGACTCGGCCCGCGAGGAGGCCATGAGCGTGGTCAGCGAGATGTGCCTGGACATCGCGGACATGGTGGCGGAGTCCAATCCGAAGATGGCCGAGAAGTACTACCGCAAGAGCCTGGAGATGACCAAGAGCTCGCGCGGGGCCCTGTGCATGAACATCTACAACCGCCTGGGCATCTCGCTGCGCCGCCAGGGCATGTGGTCCGAGGCCGTGGAGGCCTATTTCGAGGCCGAGAAGTACGCGCCCAAGGACGAGAACATCCAGTACAACATCGCCCTGGCCTACAACGAGGGCGGCGACCACAAGAAGGCCGTGGAGCGCCTGTTGCGGGCCCTGAACGTGAATCCGGTGTTCTACGTCGGGCGGCCGGAGGTGGCCAATCAGATGGCGACCATCTTCAAGGCCGCCAACATGACCTGGCAGGCCCTGGAGTTCTTCCGCCGCCAGAAGAACGCCGGCCAGGACGACCCGCAGATCGCGCAGCTCATCGCCACCCTGAGCGGCGGACGGAGCTGA
- a CDS encoding phage regulatory CII family protein, producing the protein MKGDITKLTQQIVLEGNTPAKDIAEAIGKPYSTLLRELNPFDGQAKLGVETLLEIMRVTQNAEPLKYMAESLGFELVGVCTARKSERMAMESGTLHVPAFG; encoded by the coding sequence ATGAAAGGCGACATCACCAAGCTGACCCAGCAGATCGTTCTGGAAGGCAATACCCCGGCCAAGGACATCGCCGAGGCCATCGGCAAGCCCTATTCCACGCTGCTGCGCGAACTGAACCCCTTTGACGGGCAGGCCAAGCTCGGGGTGGAGACCCTGCTGGAGATCATGCGCGTGACCCAGAACGCGGAGCCGCTCAAATACATGGCCGAGAGCCTGGGTTTCGAACTGGTGGGCGTGTGCACCGCGCGCAAGTCCGAGCGCATGGCCATGGAGAGCGGCACGCTGCACGTTCCGGCGTTCGGCTGA